From one Sardina pilchardus chromosome 6, fSarPil1.1, whole genome shotgun sequence genomic stretch:
- the si:ch211-113g11.6 gene encoding semaphorin-7A, with protein sequence MTVYHKQGTDVLYVGGQAVIYMLTFTDKGVQDTKIPVVTNQNAKETCLSKTAWGKLECDNFITVIEEVNGTFVVCGTNAGSPKCWLMNNTVLSEVPKDGRVTAASDIFPRFPSHRSVSISAEGSLYAALSTVDQQQGSIRRVFGSGRLLKTESKWLLNPQFAGAALIPASLEHKEEIYFMFSEVNKTASVDDEPYRARIARVCLADQGGVKNILPDSWTTFLKVRVMCGSGNTAQQYNNIKQAYVLTAQRTGIMYGLFSNAWETTVVCAYSIEDIDRAFSTSKLKGYNNPIIGQRPGTCAVNTTTPPNTKTLEIIRDHPEIEDVIRPIGNAPLDLPTEDHFTHIVMDTALAVNGEHYSVVYIGTEQGKVLKVLHTIDEAFIISEFSPFHNEGPVLSMTKDSQKGHLYVGTSTEIQRVPLADCSRYGDSCRECILSRDPYCGWDRAKRKCLAIPTGYNSSTGALSQNLDHSNASVCGDVKAMKSRATVPKDVVINSKGPVLLPCPVRSYHATYRWEKDNCSKHYPCTISGTSCVLAPTPELPLKEGVFRCMAVEDGFKQEVVSYRLVFNGSPVPVSVASTLSMSVLLAASTLWLL encoded by the exons ATGACGGTATACCACAAGCAGGGAACTGATGTCCTCTATGTGGGAGGCCAGGCAGTTATCTATATGCTGACATTCACTGACAAAGGAGTCCAAGACACGAAG ATCCCAGTAGTCACAAATCAGAATGCCAAGGAAACATGTCTCTCCAAAACTGCCTGGGGCAAG CTGGAGTGTGATAATTTCATCACCGTGATTGAAGAAGTCAATGGTACATTTGTGGTTTGTGGAACAAATGCAGGCTCTCCCAAGTGCTGGCTTATG AACAACACTGTGCTCAGTGAAGTGCCCAAAGATGGACGCGTGACTGCCGCGTCCGACATCTTCCCCCGCTTCCCCTCCCACCGCTCTGTTAGCATCTCAGCAG AGGGGAGTCTCTACGCTGCCCTGTCCACTGTGGATCAGCAGCAGGGTTCTATCCGTCGAGTCTTCGGGTCTGGACGGCTCCTCAAGACCGAGAGCAAATGGCTCCTCA ACCCCCAGTTTGCAGGAGCAGCCTTAATCCCGGCATCACTCGAACACAAGGAGGAGATCTATTTCATGTTCAGCGAGGTCAACAAAACGGCCAGTGTGGATGATGAGCCCTACAGGGCGCGTATTGCACGTGTCTGCTTG gCTGATCAAGGGGGGGTGAAGAACATCCTGCCTGACTCTTGGACCACCTTCCTGAAGGTCCGAGTGATGTGTGGCAGTGGGAACACCGCGCAGCAGTACAATAACATCAAGCAGGCCTACGTCCTGACTGCACAGAGGACTGGCATCATGTACGGTCTCTTCTCCAATGCCTG GGAAACGAcagttgtgtgtgcatactcCATTGAAGACATCGACCGGGCCTTCTCCACATCTAAGCTGAAGGGCTATAACAACCCTATAATTGGACAGCGCCCTGGAACA TGCGCTGTGAACACCACGACACCTCCAAACACCAAGACCCTTGAGATCATCCGAGATCACCCCGAGATTGAGGACGTGATACGACCGATCGGTAACGCTCCTTTGGACTTGCCCACGGAGGACCATTTCACTCATATCGTCATGGATACTGCGCTGGCTGTCAATGGCGAACACTATAGTGTGGTCTATATCGGGACAG AGCAGGGAAAGGTGTTGAAGGTCCTCCACACTATTGATGAGGCGTTCATCATTTCCGAGTTCTCTCCCTTCCACAATGAGGGCCCTGTGCTGAGCATGACCAAAGACTCCCAGAAG GGTCACCTCTACGTGGGCACCTCCACAGAGATCCAGCGTGTTCCCCTCGCAGACTGCAGTCGCTATGGAGACAGCTGTCGAGAGTGTATACTGTCTAGAGACCCATACTGTGGATGGGACCGTGCAAAGAGGAAGTGCTTGGCCATCCCAACTGGATACAACAGTAGCACTGG TGCACTCAGCCAAAACCTTGATCACTCCAATGCCTCAGTCTGCGGAGATGTTAAAG CCATGAAGAGCCGAGCCACAGTGCCCAAGGATGTGGTCATTAACTCCAAAGGTCCAGTCCTGCTCCCGTGCCCAGTCCGCTCCTACCACGCGACATATCGCTGGGAAAAGGACAACTGCAGCAAGCACTATCCCTGCACCATCTCCGGGACCTCTTGCGTGCTGGCGCCCACACCCGAGCTGCCTCTGAAGGAAGGCGTGTTCCGCTGCATGGCCGTGGAGGACGgcttcaaacaggaagtggtgtCCTATCGCCTGGTGTTCAACGGCAGTCCAGTTCCTGTCTCTGTAGCCTCCACCCTGAGCATGTCTGTTCTTCTTGCCGCGTCCACCCTTTGGCTTCTGTAG